The proteins below are encoded in one region of Brachyspira hampsonii:
- a CDS encoding radical SAM/SPASM domain-containing protein has protein sequence MDNKTIDHIVWWIPIKSLRNFTREYLLELHNLKKCSNNDETSINSNLITEAIKRSVELTTDNLDYDYIKSIFKKNVTWVEIGISSFCNRKCWFCPNSFIDRFSKNIILEEKLFIKVLSELQEIDYSNRIYLHRYNEPLYDKDLLIKRIKQVREYLPNCNITLFSNGDYLTLDYLELLNKCGVNNMIITYYYNYNDKNIPFDIDNIIHPGMLKLLSKLKLEYQVVIKNDSYYQVDCSYKNIYINYRAVDFIRHATDRGQLLKDSVNIINNNGLCFMPNFHLAVDYDGNYTLCCNIRSDVRKHENYILGNIKDSTIFDIFMGRKMINFRKKLMVEAKRIEICSTCSDPRTWENLF, from the coding sequence ATGGATAATAAGACTATAGATCATATAGTATGGTGGATACCAATAAAAAGTTTGAGAAATTTTACAAGAGAATATTTATTAGAGTTACATAATCTAAAAAAATGTAGTAATAATGATGAAACATCTATCAATTCTAATCTAATAACAGAAGCTATAAAGCGAAGTGTGGAATTAACTACTGACAATCTTGATTATGATTATATTAAAAGTATTTTTAAAAAAAATGTTACTTGGGTTGAAATAGGAATATCATCTTTTTGTAATAGAAAATGTTGGTTTTGTCCAAATTCATTTATAGATAGATTTAGTAAAAATATAATATTAGAAGAAAAATTATTTATAAAAGTATTATCTGAACTTCAGGAAATTGATTACTCAAATAGAATATATTTACATAGATATAATGAACCATTATATGATAAAGATTTATTGATAAAAAGAATAAAACAAGTAAGGGAATATTTACCAAATTGCAATATAACTCTTTTTTCCAATGGAGATTATTTAACATTAGATTACTTAGAATTACTAAATAAATGTGGTGTTAATAATATGATAATCACATATTATTATAATTATAATGATAAAAATATTCCATTTGATATAGATAATATAATTCATCCTGGTATGCTAAAATTATTAAGTAAATTAAAGTTAGAATATCAAGTAGTTATAAAGAATGATTCATATTATCAAGTAGATTGTAGCTATAAAAATATATATATAAATTATAGGGCAGTAGATTTTATAAGACATGCTACAGATAGGGGGCAATTATTAAAAGATAGTGTAAATATTATTAACAATAATGGTTTATGTTTTATGCCTAATTTTCATTTAGCTGTAGATTATGATGGTAATTACACTTTATGCTGTAATATAAGAAGTGATGTAAGAAAGCATGAAAATTATATTTTGGGTAATATAAAAGATTCTACAATATTTGATATTTTTATGGGTAGAAAAATGATAAATTTTAGAAAAAAATTAATGGTTGAAGCAAAAAGAATAGAAATATGCTCAACTTGTTCAGATCCAAGAACTTGGGAAAATTTATTTTGA
- a CDS encoding radical SAM protein — MDNKTIDNIVWWIPFKKLRNSLREYLLEINNFNDKLLEINNKINILESSVYNNYVDLYTKMKRLTPQSHINFVEIHLAEHCNLNCYSCDHFSQLAKEEYYDIEIFENDIRRLYELTNGLINRFQLMGGEPLLNKNCKGYFYIIRKYFKNSSIWLITNGILLPKQDESFWIYCKENNVEIHPTKYPININWENILELCNKYGIILSFYNDTNIQKESYKAVLNIEGKSDPFNNFINCFIANNCLFLNHGKLFSCGLVSNIRHFNDYFNKNLEVTEHDYIDIYKAKDYNEILQFLAKPMPFCRYCDITKWHSIGKWETSKRNIEEYID, encoded by the coding sequence ATGGATAATAAAACTATAGATAACATAGTATGGTGGATACCTTTTAAAAAATTAAGAAATTCTTTAAGAGAATATTTATTAGAAATTAATAATTTTAATGATAAGTTGTTGGAAATAAATAATAAAATTAATATACTAGAAAGTAGTGTATATAACAACTATGTGGATTTATATACAAAAATGAAAAGACTGACTCCACAGTCACATATTAATTTTGTTGAGATACATTTGGCAGAACATTGTAATTTAAATTGTTATAGTTGTGATCATTTTTCTCAATTAGCAAAAGAAGAGTATTATGACATAGAAATATTTGAAAATGATATTAGAAGATTATATGAATTAACTAATGGCTTAATAAATAGATTTCAGCTTATGGGTGGAGAGCCTTTGCTAAATAAAAATTGCAAAGGTTATTTTTACATAATAAGAAAATATTTTAAAAATAGTTCAATATGGTTAATAACTAATGGTATTTTACTTCCAAAACAAGATGAAAGTTTTTGGATATATTGTAAAGAAAACAATGTAGAAATACATCCAACAAAATATCCAATTAATATAAATTGGGAAAATATATTAGAATTATGTAATAAATATGGTATAATTCTATCTTTTTATAATGATACTAATATTCAAAAAGAAAGTTACAAAGCTGTTTTAAATATTGAAGGAAAATCCGATCCATTTAATAATTTTATTAATTGTTTTATAGCAAACAATTGTTTATTTTTAAATCATGGAAAATTATTTTCTTGCGGATTAGTTTCAAATATAAGACATTTTAATGACTATTTCAATAAAAATTTAGAGGTTACAGAGCATGATTATATAGATATATATAAAGCTAAAGACTATAATGAAATATTACAGTTTTTAGCAAAACCTATGCCTTTTTGTAGATATTGTGATATAACTAAATGGCATAGTATTGGAAAATGGGAAACATCAAAAAGAAATATTGAAGAATATATAGACTAA
- a CDS encoding homocysteine S-methyltransferase family protein, with product MKNIKEKLRQLIKEQYLIIDGATGTELQKKEIKKESWIINGNNVEGCNEILNITAPYIMKEIHTDYLNANANIIKTNSFGAIPWVLSEYHIADKTYELAKKAALIANEAREEYLKNPNSKGDLNRDIFIAGSLGPGVKLPSLGQITFDEMYNGYIEAARGLIDGGVDIILLETAQDVLQLKSAIIAVNDTAEKLNKEIPIMVSVTIEKEGTMLLGTDIETAYTILSNLDIFSIGMNCGTGPDMASRHIKKLSEISCLPISIHTNAGLPENRNGKAYYSMTPEEFADINSKFFELDGLSFIGGCCGTTPLHIKALSDKVKGIKPKKTALEKPRAYIASLFNTVSIKQNPAPLMIGERSNATGSKIFRELMIAGDMDGMLDVGIKQVKAGSHAIDVNAAWAGRDEVEDITKIISSYVKQISLPLVIDAIKPNVIEAALKVYGGKPIINSANMEQGEEKFDAICSLAKKYGASIMLLTIDEKSMAFTCEDKLKMAERMYERAVNVHKILPHDIIFDPLTFTLASGDEKSFLAGVQTLNAIKELSKKYPECSISLGVSNISFGLKEEARKIMNSVFLYEAINHGLTTAIVNVAQILPLSKIDEKEIELARELIYNKSNSKEPLINYINHFSDKKEKKELNNEENIKKPIREAIRDAMLDGEWKDMQVLLNEVKENSEEFGGEKLFAQAIIDEILLPTMADIGVKFGEGTIQLPFVLGSAEVMKKSVDFLSEFLEKKKQEKTAKIILGTVAGDVHDVGKNLVEIIIKNNGFETVNIGTKVSIEKFLEAYHEHNADCIGMSGLLVKSTEVMKDNLAYIRDKGLKIPILLGGAALTKDFVENICKKVYGDTAKIFYCKDGFDDILAIKEIIADRDKEK from the coding sequence ATGAAAAATATAAAAGAAAAATTAAGGCAACTTATAAAAGAACAGTATTTAATAATAGATGGAGCCACAGGTACAGAACTTCAAAAAAAAGAAATTAAAAAAGAGTCTTGGATTATAAACGGCAATAATGTAGAAGGCTGTAATGAAATATTAAATATAACAGCACCATATATAATGAAAGAAATACATACGGATTATTTAAATGCCAATGCCAATATAATAAAGACTAATAGTTTTGGGGCTATACCTTGGGTATTAAGTGAATATCATATTGCAGATAAAACTTATGAATTAGCTAAAAAAGCTGCATTAATAGCTAATGAAGCTAGAGAAGAATATTTAAAAAATCCTAATTCTAAAGGTGATTTGAACAGAGATATATTTATTGCCGGCAGTTTAGGTCCGGGAGTAAAACTTCCTAGCCTTGGACAGATTACTTTCGATGAAATGTATAATGGATACATCGAAGCTGCAAGAGGATTAATAGACGGAGGAGTTGATATTATACTTCTTGAGACAGCTCAAGATGTACTGCAGTTAAAGTCAGCTATAATTGCAGTTAATGATACAGCAGAAAAATTGAATAAAGAAATACCAATAATGGTTTCTGTAACAATAGAAAAAGAAGGTACTATGCTTTTGGGTACTGATATAGAAACAGCATATACTATACTTTCTAATTTGGATATATTTTCTATAGGTATGAACTGCGGAACAGGTCCGGACATGGCATCAAGACATATAAAAAAACTTTCAGAAATATCATGTCTTCCTATATCAATACATACAAATGCAGGACTTCCAGAAAATAGAAACGGAAAAGCATATTATAGTATGACACCTGAAGAATTTGCAGATATTAATAGTAAGTTTTTTGAATTAGACGGACTTTCATTCATAGGAGGCTGCTGCGGTACTACCCCACTCCATATAAAGGCATTATCCGATAAAGTAAAAGGAATAAAACCTAAAAAAACAGCATTAGAAAAACCAAGAGCTTATATAGCAAGTTTATTTAATACTGTAAGCATAAAACAAAATCCTGCTCCTTTAATGATTGGAGAAAGAAGTAATGCTACAGGAAGTAAAATATTTAGAGAGCTTATGATTGCAGGTGATATGGACGGTATGCTTGATGTAGGAATAAAACAAGTAAAAGCCGGAAGCCATGCTATAGATGTTAATGCTGCTTGGGCTGGACGAGACGAAGTAGAAGATATTACAAAAATTATTTCATCTTATGTTAAACAAATTTCGCTGCCATTAGTTATTGATGCTATAAAACCTAATGTTATAGAGGCGGCTTTAAAAGTATATGGAGGAAAACCTATAATAAACTCTGCTAATATGGAACAGGGAGAAGAAAAATTTGATGCAATATGTTCTCTTGCCAAAAAATACGGGGCTTCTATTATGCTTCTTACAATAGATGAAAAGTCAATGGCTTTCACATGCGAAGATAAATTGAAAATGGCTGAGAGAATGTATGAAAGAGCGGTTAATGTTCACAAAATACTTCCTCATGATATAATATTTGACCCTCTTACATTTACACTTGCAAGCGGTGATGAAAAAAGTTTTTTAGCAGGAGTTCAAACTCTTAATGCTATAAAAGAGTTATCAAAAAAATATCCTGAATGTTCTATAAGTTTGGGAGTATCTAATATATCTTTCGGGCTTAAAGAAGAAGCTAGAAAAATAATGAACTCTGTATTTTTATATGAAGCTATTAATCATGGACTTACTACTGCAATAGTTAATGTAGCTCAGATACTTCCTTTATCAAAAATAGATGAAAAAGAAATAGAATTAGCAAGAGAATTAATATATAATAAAAGCAACAGTAAAGAGCCTCTTATAAATTATATAAATCATTTCTCTGACAAAAAGGAAAAGAAAGAATTAAACAATGAAGAAAATATAAAAAAGCCTATAAGAGAAGCCATAAGAGATGCTATGCTTGACGGCGAATGGAAAGATATGCAGGTTCTGCTTAATGAAGTAAAAGAAAACAGTGAAGAGTTCGGAGGAGAAAAATTATTTGCTCAGGCTATAATAGATGAAATACTTCTTCCTACTATGGCTGATATCGGAGTAAAATTCGGAGAAGGCACTATACAGCTTCCTTTTGTTTTAGGTTCTGCAGAAGTTATGAAAAAGAGTGTTGACTTTTTATCAGAATTTTTGGAGAAAAAGAAACAGGAGAAAACAGCTAAAATAATACTTGGTACTGTGGCAGGCGATGTACATGATGTAGGTAAAAACCTAGTTGAAATCATTATAAAAAATAATGGATTTGAAACTGTTAATATTGGTACTAAAGTATCTATAGAAAAATTTTTAGAAGCCTATCATGAACATAATGCAGATTGTATAGGTATGTCTGGGCTTTTGGTAAAATCTACTGAAGTTATGAAAGATAATTTGGCATACATTAGAGATAAAGGATTAAAGATACCAATTCTGCTTGGAGGAGCTGCTTTAACTAAAGATTTTGTTGAAAATATTTGCAAAAAAGTTTATGGAGATACTGCTAAAATATTTTACTGTAAAGACGGTTTTGATGATATATTAGCAATAAAAGAAATAATAGCTGACAGAGACAAAGAAAAATAA
- a CDS encoding vitamin B12 dependent-methionine synthase activation domain-containing protein encodes MPEINHKNHEHYMNKPPFYGRKVFEFNKEIEKEAFDMINKVRLFRVGFGYSARNQDMEKYNEMIKTKVEPKYEEMKNNIIENNLIEPVMIYGFYKTVTENDKLYIYDVENNELKNEKIEIPLERMEKEPYNSIVDFFDKEEDTIGFTLVSLGTKFHEFLKGLYDNDDYKDYYFYNAIGTNIIENYVDILQTNMDNLLNLKNKGKRKHVGCRYSFGYKALTNMYGNRIIFDKLRPEEFGITLTESYMVEPEISTAAIVSFCEDSYYFAN; translated from the coding sequence ATGCCAGAAATAAATCACAAAAATCATGAACATTATATGAATAAACCTCCTTTCTATGGAAGAAAAGTTTTTGAGTTTAATAAAGAAATAGAAAAAGAAGCATTTGATATGATTAATAAAGTTAGGCTTTTTAGAGTGGGTTTCGGATATTCTGCTAGAAATCAGGATATGGAAAAATATAATGAGATGATTAAAACAAAAGTAGAACCTAAATACGAAGAGATGAAAAATAATATTATAGAAAATAATTTAATCGAACCTGTAATGATTTACGGATTTTATAAGACGGTTACGGAAAATGATAAACTTTATATATATGATGTTGAAAATAATGAATTAAAAAATGAAAAAATAGAAATACCTTTAGAGCGTATGGAAAAAGAGCCCTATAACTCTATAGTTGATTTCTTTGATAAAGAAGAAGATACTATAGGCTTTACTCTTGTAAGTCTTGGTACTAAATTTCATGAATTTTTAAAAGGACTTTATGATAATGATGATTATAAAGACTATTATTTTTATAATGCAATAGGAACAAATATCATAGAAAATTATGTTGATATACTTCAAACTAATATGGATAATTTACTCAATTTAAAAAATAAAGGCAAAAGAAAACATGTAGGCTGCAGGTACTCTTTCGGTTATAAAGCATTAACTAATATGTACGGCAACAGAATAATTTTTGATAAATTAAGACCAGAGGAGTTCGGTATTACACTTACAGAAAGCTATATGGTAGAACCAGAAATAAGTACAGCTGCTATAGTTTCATTTTGTGAGGATTCTTATTATTTTGCTAATTAA
- a CDS encoding methylenetetrahydrofolate reductase, with the protein MNNDVENFIKKLENKDKYTFTLEISPQAKYDLGYIEEKINRADISNYIDGFVVTDSPFANLKISSILAALQLQQRLNNNKPFITTQTMRDRNSIAIQNDLIGANYFDIRMVLAVTGDAIANGNQKQAKAVFEGNSQLLINIINDLNKGKSLGEFNFKEPLKHIYPFCVINSYAKNNDTLKLRLAKKANSGVKAIFTQPIYEAERLELFLKWIDELPLKEKPILVPGFFPVLTYKTAYFIYYKLPGAYIPEIWLNKLKEASDKSPEEEKKAAVELSTNLFNSMIKKHKKMHIMSMNNYDFVVELLKNI; encoded by the coding sequence GTAGAAAACTTTATAAAAAAACTAGAAAACAAAGATAAATATACATTCACATTAGAAATATCGCCTCAGGCAAAATACGATTTAGGATACATAGAAGAAAAAATAAATAGGGCAGACATATCAAATTATATAGATGGATTTGTTGTAACGGATTCTCCATTTGCTAATTTAAAGATATCTTCAATACTAGCAGCATTGCAATTGCAGCAAAGATTGAATAATAACAAACCATTCATAACAACTCAAACTATGAGAGACAGAAACTCTATAGCTATACAAAATGATTTAATAGGTGCAAATTATTTTGATATAAGAATGGTACTTGCAGTTACAGGAGATGCTATAGCTAATGGTAATCAAAAACAGGCAAAAGCGGTATTTGAAGGTAATTCTCAATTATTAATAAATATAATCAATGATTTAAATAAAGGAAAAAGTTTAGGAGAGTTTAATTTTAAAGAGCCATTGAAACATATATATCCGTTTTGTGTAATAAACAGTTATGCTAAAAATAATGATACATTGAAATTAAGACTTGCTAAAAAAGCAAATTCAGGAGTTAAAGCTATATTTACTCAGCCTATATATGAAGCTGAAAGATTAGAACTTTTCTTAAAGTGGATAGATGAACTTCCTTTAAAAGAAAAGCCTATACTAGTGCCTGGATTTTTTCCTGTATTAACTTATAAAACTGCTTATTTTATATATTATAAACTTCCTGGTGCTTATATACCTGAAATCTGGCTTAATAAATTAAAAGAGGCTAGTGATAAATCCCCTGAAGAAGAGAAAAAAGCTGCAGTAGAATTATCAACTAACCTATTTAACAGCATGATTAAAAAACATAAAAAAATGCATATAATGAGTATGAATAATTATGATTTTGTTGTTGAGCTTCTTAAAAATATTTAA